The segment AAAATCTATTCCTCGGTCATCAGCAAAGAACGCCGCGGGGAATACTTAGGGGGAACCGTACAGGTTATCCCGCATATTACGAACGAAATCAAGGAACGCGTCTTCCGTGCAGGCCGTGAGACCGGCTCCGATGTAGTCATTACCGAAATCGGCGGCACCGTGGGCGACATCGAGAGTCTGCCGTTCATGGAAGCCATCCGCCAGATCAAGAGCGACATCGGCCGGGAGAATGTCATGTACATTCACGTAACCCTGATTCCTTATATCAAAGCAGCCGGAGAAGTGAAAACAAAGCCGACCCAGCACAGTGTCAAGGAGCTGCGCAGCATCGGGATTCAGCCCAATGTGATCGTATGCCGTACGGAATATCCGCTCACCGACGATATGAAAGCCAAGCTGGCTCTGTTCTGTGATATTGATGCGAACGCCGTTGTGGAATGCCGCGATGCCGCGACGCTCTATGAAGTGCCGCTGAATCTGCGCGACGAAGGTCTGGATGAGATTGTTGTTAATCATTTGAAGCTGACCACTCCTGCACCGGATATGCGCGAATGGGAGAGCATGCTGGAGCGGATTCAGAAGCTGGAGCGTACCGTTGAGATTGCCATCGTCGGCAAGTATGTGGCGCTGCACGATGCTTACCTGAGCGTGGTCGAATCCTTGTCCCATGCCGGATTTGCTTCCAATGCCGAAGTGAAGCTCCGGTGGGTCGATGCAGAGCTGGTGACGGATGAGAATGTGGATGAGCTGCTGGGCGGCATCGGGGGCATTCTGGTTCCAGGCGGTTTCGGTGACCGGGGAATCGAAGGCAAGATCTCGGCCATCCGCTATGCGCGGGAGCAGTCCATTCCGTTCTTCGGCATTTGCCTGGGAATGCAGGTGTCTGTCATCGAGTACGGCCGTTCCATGCTGGGACTGGCAGGAGCGAACAGCTCCGAGATCGATCCTGCGACTCCGCATCCGCTGATTGACCTTCTGCCAGAGCAGAAGGATATCGAAGATATGGGCGGCACGATGCGCCTCGGCCTGTATCCTTGCAAGCTTTTGCCGGATTCCCTGGCTATGTCCTGCTATGACGATGAGCTGGTCTATGAGCGTCACCGTCACCGGTATGAGTTCAACAATGCTTACCGTGATGAGATGGAGAAGGCAGGTCTGGTTATTTCCGGTACCTCCCCTGACGGACGTCTGGTGGAGATTGTCGAGCTGCCGGGTCACCCGTGGTTCCTGTCCGTGCAATTTCACCCGGAATTCACCTCCCGTCCGAACCGTCCGCAGCCGCTGTTCCGTGAATTTGTCAAAGCCTCGCTTACACATTCCGAGCAAATGTAACTATAGAATGAATAGGCCAGACAGGCCTGTGGGAGCTCCCGGTTCGGGGGCTTTCTTTTTGACAAAACCTCCTTTGCACAATAGCTCCCGGAATGCAAGGGGACTGTATTCCCGCTTTTTCACCGGAATTCCTCCTTTATATGGCATAGATTTACGCATTTTAGCCAATTAGCAGGATTTTGGCTGCAAAGCACGAATAATAGGTTTCGTATAGACTAAGTTGAAGCGGGGCCGTTAGCTGTTGAGAGGGCGCGGTATGGACAATCTGCCTTAAACTCTGGGAGGGTAACGTATGGAAAAGAAAAAAGTGTTAATCGTCGACGATCAGAATGGAATCCGGATTCTTCTCATGGAAGTATTCAATAGTGAAGGTTATGCCACCTTTCAGGCAGCTAACGGGAAATTGGCGCTGGACATTGTCAGGAACGAATCGCCGGATATGGTTTTGCTGGATATGAAAATTCCGGGGATGGACGGACTCGAGATTCTCAAGCATCTGAAGGAGCTTAATCCGGCGATCAAGGTCATTATGATGACGGCCTACGGAGAGCTGGACATGATTAAGGAAGCGACCAAGCTGGGGGCCCTGATGCATTTTACCAAGCCGTTTGATATTGATGAGATGCGCGTTGCCGTCAATATGCATCTGCACAACAAGTCGATTGACCAATGCAGCTAGCTTAGAAGTTTATAGTTTGGGGACGTCCTGTTATGGATACGCTAAATGAGAAAATAGTCCGCCGGCAAAGGGTTGGCTGAATATCGTCCCACCGGGACATTTTTTTGTGTATCCTATTTAGTATTTAACACAGGATGTGCTATAATAGGCCTGTATGTGATGTCGGCTTATATAAGCAACCCAATATTTTAGGAGGATTGAAACCATGCCATTAGTATCTATGACAGACATGTTGACCAAAGCACTTGAAGGAAAATATGCAGTTGGCCAGTTCAACATCAATAACCTGGAGTGGACGCAAGCGATTCTTGGTGCAGCAGAAGAAGAGAAGTCACCGGTAATCCTTGGCGTATCCGAAGGCGCAGCCCGTCACATGGGCGGCTTTTACACAGTAGTTAAGATGGTTGAAGGTCTTATTCATGACATGAAAATCACCGTTCCTGTAGCCATCCACTTGGACCACGGTTCAAGCTTTGACAAATGTAAAGAAGCTATCGATGCCGGATTTACTTCCGTAATGATCGACGGCTCCCACCACCCGATTGATCATAACATTGAGATGACCAAGAAGGTTGTTGACTATGCTCACGCTAAAGGTGTTTCTGTAGAAGCAGAAGTTGGTACTGTAGGCGGACAGGAAGATGACGTTATCGGCGGCATCCAATACGCTGACCTTAACGAATGTGTACGCATTGTTAAAGAAACAGGCATTGACACTCTGGCTCCTGCACTGGGTTCCGTACACGGTCCTTACCTGGGCGAACCAAACCTTGGATTCAAGGAAATGGAAGAAATCCGCGATGCAGTTAACCTTCCGCTTGTACTTCACGGCGGTACTGGTATCCCGGTACATGACATTCAGAAATCCATCTCCCTGGGTACTTCCAAGATCAACGTTAACACTGAGAACCAAATCGCGTTCGCTAAGGTTGTCCGCGAAGTTCTTGCTGCTAAGCCGGATGCTTACGATCCGCGTACATTCATCGCACCAGGCCGCGATGCTATCAAGCAGACTGTTATCGGCAAAATCCGCGAATTCGGATCCAGCAACAAAGCCTAATTATTACCCTGCCGCATAACGTTTTTTCCGCACAAGCTATTTCGTTTTCCTCAGAAACGGGTGCCGTCCTTCAGGTAAGGACGGCGCAGCCGTTTCTTCTTCTAATCACCAATCACAAGCAGTCCTTATGTCACCTTAAGCCACAACTGGTATTGCCACAACAAGCTGCAATACACGTAGGGGGAACCAGATAAATTTATGGAAAAATTAATGATTGGCGGCGGACGTCCGCTAGAGGGCGTTGTTACCATCAGCGGAGCAAAGAATAGCGCCATTGCGCTTATTCCTGCAGCAATTTTGGCGGAGTCTGAAGTTGTGCTGGATAATTTGCCTGCGCTTAGTGATGTTGCCGTTTACTCCGAAATTCTGGAGGAGCTTGGCGCGAGCGTGTCTTGGACAGGCAGCCAAATGAGAATTAATCCCTCCCGTATCGTATCCATTCCCATGCCTAACGGACCGGTGAAGAAGCTCCGGGCCTCTTATTATATGATGGGCGCACTTTTGGGCCGGTTTAAGGAAGCGACCATTGGATTACCCGGCGGCTGTAATTTTGAGCCCCGTCCGATTGACCAGCATATCAAAGGCTTTGAGGCGCTTGGTGCGACTGTTACCAATGACCATGGCTCGATTCACCTGTATGCCAAAGAACTGCGCGGTGCCAAGATCTATCTGGATGTATCCAGTGTCGGCGCCACTATTAACATTATGCTCGCGGCCTCCCGTGCCAAAGGCTCTACAATTATTGAAAATGCGGCTAAAGAGCCTGAGATTATAGATGTAGCTACCCTGCTCAACTCCATGGGCGCTGTTATTAAGGGTGCCGGAACCGAAACAATCCGGATTGAAGGCGTAGACGAAATGCACGGCTGCCGCCATTCGATCATTCCTGACCGTATTCAGGCTGGAACTTACATGATTGCCGCAGCGGCTACGCGTGGCAATGTCTTAATTGATAACGTGATTCCCAAGCATCTGGAGGCGCTCACTGCCAAGCTGCTGGAAATGGGAGTTGACATAGAAGAACTGGATGAGAGTATCCGGGTGATCGGCAAGGCCAAGTACCAGCACGCGGATGTCAAGGCGCTGATCTATCCCGGTTTCGCGACTGATCTGCAATCTCCAATGACGAGCATGCTGACTCAGGCTGAAGGCGTTAGCGTCCTGAGCGATTTCGTCTACAGCAACCGGTTCAAGCATGTTCCTGAATTGGTCCGCATGGGCGCTAAGATTCGTGTAGAGGGACGTTCCGCAATTATTGAAGGCGGCCCGCTCAATGCAGCTAAGGTGAAGGCTGCCGACCTCCGTGCAGGCGCAGCGCTGGTGATTGCCGGTCTGACTGTTGAAGAAGGCATCACCGAAGTGACAGGTGTAGAGTATATTGACCGCGGTTATGACAACCTCGTAAGTAATCTTCGCAGTTTGGGAGCCGATGTCTGGCGCGAGAACGAATAATGAGAATACCCGGATTGGCAAGGGCAGAAATTGGCTGTTAAATGCATATCTCCTTCCAATTCGGGTAATCCTATCCTAATAAGCATTTTCATAGACTCATAGTTTAGAACTCATCATACACAAATTGAATAGGTGGTTATAGCACATGGATCTTCAAATTTCCGATCTGGAAGAAATGAAGCTTACCGATCTGTATAAGCTTGCCAAGAAATACCAGATTCCTTATTACGGAACGCTTAAGAAGCGGGAGTTAATCTTCGCTATTCTTAGAGCACAGGCAGAGCAGAGCGGTCTAATGTTTATGGAAGGCGTGCTTGAGATTCTGCCGGAAGGCTATGGCTTCCTTCGGCCGATTAACTACTTGCCTAGTGCAGAGGATATCTATATCTCCGCATCGCAGATCCGCAAGTTCGACCTTAGAAGCGGTGACCTGGTCTCCGGGAAATGCCGGACGCCGAAGGAGAACGAACGCTATTTCGGACTCTTGCAGGTGAATGCCGTCAACGGCGAGAATCCGGCAACTGCAGCTGAACGGTTACATTTTCCGGCGCTTACGCCGCTTTATCCGCAAGATAAGCTGCCGCTCGAAACATCCCCAACCCATTTATCGACCCGTATCATGGATTTGCTTGCTCCTGTAGGACTGGGGCAGCGCGGTTTGATTGTAGCACCTCCCAAAGCAGGGAAGACGCTCCTCCTCAAAGAAATTGCCAACAGTATCTCTACGAACAATCCCGAGATTGCACTGTTTGTTCTGCTGATCGATGAACGTCCCGAGGAAGTAACGGATATGCAGCGTTCGGTTAAAGGTGAGGTAGTGGCTTCGACATTTGACGAGCTGCCGGAGAACCATATTAAAGTGGCAGAGCTTGTCTTGCAGCGCGCGCTACGTCTGGTAGAGCACAAGAAGGATGTCGTTATTCTGCTGGACAGCATCACCCGTCTTGCCCGCGCCTACAATCTCGTAGTTCCGCCATCCGGCCGGACACTTAGCGGAGGGATTGACCCTGCCGCGTTCCATCGGCCTAAGCGTTTCTTCGGTTCCGCACGTAACGTGGAGGAGGGCGGCAGCTTAACGATTCTTGCTACCGCACTGATTGATACCGGATCACGGATGGATGATATTATTTATGAGGAATTCAAGGGTACAGGGAACATGGAGCTCCATCTGGACCGTAAGCTGGCTGAACGCCGGATCTTCCCGGCAATTGATATCCGCCGTTCGGGTACACGCCGTGAAGAAGTATTGCTTAGTAAGGAAGAGCTGGATACCATCTGGTCGATCCGTAAAAATATGAATGAATCCTATGACTTCGTCGAAGGATTCCTGAAGAAGCTGCGTGACAGCAAGACGAATGCGGAGTTCCTGGCCTCCTTCGATGTAGCCGGAGGCAAGGATTCCTCGTCAGCAAGCGGTACGGCCAGCAAAGGCGGCACCTCGAACAGCGGCTCGTCCGCCCGCCGCACCACGCGTCCCAAGGCGCCTTCTGTGCCGACTACCTGAGAATAGATAACAAGAGGAGAATAACATGTATTTGGTATATGCCGACGAACAAGGAAACGTATATGATCATCCCGAGCTGTATGCCCTGGCCCGCAGTGGCGATATGATCGTTGAGATACTGGAGGAAGAGCTGGTTCCGCTGCCTGAGGGGGCCACGCTGGTCGGGCTCCCGAACACCCGGGCGATTGGGATGAATCCGGAGACCGGCGAGATGCTGCCCCTGCCGGCAGGTTCGCAGGCTGTCGGAGCCTTGCTGCCGCAGGGATACACCCGCCTGTGCCTTCCCGGTTACGTCAAGACAGACAAGACCTACAAGCTTCCGCTCTTCGGATATTCCGCTGTAGTATGGAAGGACGGCGGATTCTATGTGGCGGCTGATCTTACGGATGATCCGGAGCAGTGGAACCCGCTTAACTGTGACCGGGACGATGTGAAGACCGGTGTGGGCGAACTGACTGCCAAGTACCCGGAGAACCGTCTGTATAATCACTTGTCCAACTGCGCGCTGGAGTATGAATGCTTAACCTCGTCCAATACCTTCCTCGGCCGCTGGGAAGGCGCTGTTCCTGTCTCCTACTCCTGCAACGCCGGTTGCTTCGGTTGTATCTCTGAACAGCCCGATGACAGCGGGTTTGTGTCCCCGCAGACACGGATGAACTTCCGTCCGGCAGTGAACGAAGTATCGCAAGTGATGCTGGAGCACCTGAAGACGCCGGAATCCATTGTCAGCTTTGGACAGGGCTGTGAAGGTGAGCCTTCTACGCAGGCGAAGCTGATTATTGAATCTATCCGTGAAGTCCGGTCCATTACCGATATGGGCTATATCAATATCAACACCAATGCCGGCTTAAGCGATCATATCCGCGGCATTGTCGATGCCGGTCTTGATCTGATGCGGGTTAGTACCATCAGCGCACTGGATGACCATTATAACGCCTATTACAAGCCTCGCGGGTATACGCTGGCTAACGTGGAGAAGTCGCTGAAGTACGCTGCCTCACAAGGCGTATACACCTCCATTAACTATTTGATTTTCCCGGGGGTTACAGACCGTGAGGAAGAGATCGAAGCAATGGTGGAGTTCGTGAGACGTACAGATCTTAAGCTCATTCAGATGCGTAATCTCAATATTGACCCGGAGAGCTATCTAGAGCTTATTCCCCCTGCACGGGGAGAGATCCTTGGCATGAAGACCATGCTGGAGATCTTCCGTGAGGAGCTTCCGGAGGTTGTGATCGGCTCCTTCACCCATGTTCCCCCTGCTGAGCTTGCCCGTGCCAAGCGGCGCGGAGTGCAGCTCTAGGCCTTAGGTTTTTTAAGAACGGCTGGCCTATTGCAGAGCCTGGGCTTCACATGCTAGAATGTAGCTTGCGTAATCATATAACTCTAGGCCCGCATGAGGCTTAGGGCGTGAGAGGTGAGATTTCATATGCAAACAACCATTCAACCCAAGTACAATGTAACGAAGGTAACCTGCGCTTGCGGCAACACGTTTGAAGCCGGTTCGACAGTTCAGGAGCTTCGCGTCGAAATTTGCTCAAGCTGTCACCCGTTCTTCACCGGTAAGCAGAAGTTCCTGGATGCCGGCGGCCGCGTGGACAGATTCAAGAAGAAATACGGTGTCTAATATTGCATAGTTGATTTTTGCCTGTCCGTAAGCTATACTTATCTTCGCCGTGCTAGACGGGGAGGTAGCGGTGCCCTGTAACTCGCAATCCGCTGTAGCGAGGTTGAATTCCTGTTAGAGGTGCTGTCGATGTGAGGCCTTGGTTCCTATGGGCTGTGTTGACGGTTGGGTCCTCCGCAATGAGTGCTTGTGAACCTGGTCAGGTCCGGAAGGAAGCAGCCATAAGCGAGTTTGCTCTTGTGCCGGAGGGTGGCCTAGCCCGAGCAGTTTTGTAGGGTTACCGCTTGGATCGCAGCCATCAATAACAGGTGCACGGTTTAAATAAGGATGATGATAGCGTCTTTGCTACAAGCAAAGATGCTTTTTGTTTTTCTGCGTATCCCAGGCAATGAGATATTATTCCCGCTCTGGCTCATATCCTTACCTTTCGGACGGTGAGCCGCTTCTGCTTGGTCAAAGACTTGGGAATATAGTATAATAAATTAGCGACAAATGCCGGAAAGCGGCAGCCTGAGAGAGGGTAATGCATAGTGGAACATATCGCGCTGTACCGTGCCTGGCGGCCGCAGTCGTTTCAAGATATGGTAGGGCAGCAGCATATTATCCAGACGCTGCAGAATGCGATCCGTGAACAGCGGGTTTCGCATGCCTATCTGTTCAGCGGACCGCGGGGAACCGGTAAGACGAGTGCGGCCAAGGTATTGGCCAAGGCAGTCAACTGCGAGCGGGGCCCGGGTCCTGAGCCCTGCAATGAGTGTCCGTCCTGCCTGCGGATTACGGCAGGCAACATCATGGACGTTCAGGAGATAGATGCGGCATCCAACCGGGGCGTTGAAGAGATTCGCGATCTGCGGGATAAGGTGAAATATGCACCTACCGAAGTACGCCGTAAAGTGTATATTATTGATGAAGTGCATATGCTGACAACAGAGGCTTTCAATGCCCTGCTGAAGACGCTCGAAGAGCCTCCGCAGCATGTGATGTTTATACTGGCGACTACCGAGCCGCACAAGCTGCCGGCTACGATTATCTCGCGTTGCCAGCGGTTTGACTTCCGCCGGGTCTCACTGGAGGAACAGACGGGCCGCCTGACCGAGATTTGCCAGAAGGAAGGCATTACAGCAGATGCAGATGCTCTCCAGTATATCGCCCGCCTGTCTGACGGGGGAATGCGGGATGCGCTCAGCATCCTGGACCAGATCTCATCCTTTACAGATGGGAATGTGACCTATCAGCAGGTGCTGGGAATGACCGGGGGCATCCCCTCCGAGCAGTTCGCGCGTCTGGCGAACGCTATTCTTGAGAGTGACATGGGGCAGCTGCTGGAGCTTGTGGAGCAGATGATGCATGAGGGTAAGAGCGCAGATAAGTGCCTTGAGAATCTTTTGTATTACTTCCGCGATTTACTGATGATCAAGATGGTGCCTGGAGCGGATCAGCTAACGGACCGCGTGCTGAATCCGGCAGATTTCCGCGATATGGCTAAGGCCTTTACCCGCGACCGCTTATTCCTGATTGTGGAGACGCTGAGCCGTTATCTGGGAGAGATGAAGTATGCTACACATCCGCAGACCATATTCGAGGTAGCGCTGATGAAGCTGTGCAGCGGTCCGCAGGAGGCTGCTGCTCCGTCTGTAGGCGATCCGGCAGTGAATGCAGCCGCGCCTGCAGCTGCGAATGGTTCTCCGCAGGTACAGTCCGGTGAGCTGGATCAGCTCAGAGCGCAGATTGCCGCGCTGGAGAAGAAGCTGGAGCAGGCTATTCAAGCCGGCGGGGTTGCCGGCGGCGGGCGGGAGCAGGCGCCGCAGCGCACTGCCCCGCCAAGCGCTCCGCGCGTATCCTCGGCCTCTAAGCTTCCCCCGCAGCTGGATAAGTTTATTGCGGGTAAGGACAGTCCTGATTTTAACGCGGTCTATAAGCAGTGGAGTCTTGTTCTTCAGGGTGTGAAGGAAGAGAAGGTCACGGTACACGCGTGGTTTGTGGACGGTGAGCCGGTGGCGGTGATGGAAGATGCCGTGCTGGTTGCCTTCAAGAATACCATTCACCGGGATACTACCGAGAAGCCTGCAAACCGGCAGGTCATCGAGAACGTAATGAATGCCAAGCTGGGTAAGCCATTCCGGCTGGTAACGATGATGATGCGCGACTGGAATGAAGCTGCGACGAAATCCGCGGCTTCGGCCGGAACAGAGGAGCTGCGTCTGGAGCATGAGCACGAGAGCGGCGAAGGCAAGTCCGAACCATGGATTGATGAGGCGATCCAGCTCTTTGGAGAAGACCTTGTTGTCATAAAAGAATAAGGATTCAGCTATCAGCGCGAACAAGCGCATCCCAAAGGAGAGATGATCTATGAATAATATGAACCAAATGATGAAGCAGGTTAAAAAAATGCAGGAGCAGATGCTCAAAGCCCAGGAAGAGCTGGGCAGCAAGACGATTGAAGGTTCTTCCGGCGGCGGCGTGGTTACCGTTCAGGTGAACGGACACAAGAAATTGCTGTCCATTCAGATCAAACCGGAGGTAGTTGATCCGGAGGATATCGAAATGCTGCAGGATCTGGTGATCACTGCTGTTAATGATGCTCTTACCCAGGCAGAAGAGTTGGCGAACAACGATATGGGTAAATTCACAGGCGGAATGAAGATTCCTGGCTTGTTCTAGGCTTACTCCACTCCCTGCCAAAGGAGAACCGATACTTTGTATTATCCAGAACCGCTAGCCAAGCTAATAGAAGCTTTTACACGTTTGCCCGGGATTGGTCCGAAGACAGCTGCCCGGCTGGCCTTTCATGTATTGAACATGAAGGAGGACGAGGTGATTGATTTCGCCAAAGCCCTGGTCAGCGTCAAGCGTAATCTTCATTATTGCTCGGTCTGCTGCAATATTACGGATACCGACCCGTGCCGGATCTGCCAGGACAAAACCCGCGATGCTTCGGTAATCTGTGTGGTTCAGGACTCGAAGGATCTGGTGGCTATCGAACGAACCAAGGAATTTGACGGCTATTATCATGTGCTCCAGGGTGCAATTTCGCCTATGGAAGGCATAGGGCCGGATGATATAAGGCTGAAGGAGCTGCTGACCAGACTCAGCGATGAGCGGGTGAAGGAGCTGATTATGGCTACCAACCCCAACATTGAAGGGGAAGCCACCGCCATGTATATCTCGCGTCTTGTCCGTCCCTTTGAGATCAAGATCACCAGGATAGCCCATGGCTTGCCTGTAGGCGGCGATCTTGAGTATGCGGATGAGGTAACCCTGTCGAAGGCGCTGGAAGGCCGTCGTGAGCTGTTCTGAGTGTTGTGCTGTTGTATTATAAGTGTATGGAGCCTTCGGGCTCCTTTTTTGTTTCCCGGAGAGCCGCTGATATTCTGCTAAAAGTTGTGCTAAGTCCCCTCTCCCGGTTCTAAGTTTGTCCCTATTCCGATATGTATGAGATTAACGGGTGTGAATCACCGGTTGCATCTGCAGTTATTCATATCTCTTGGGAGGGATTGCAATGGGTTGGTGGAGTGCCAAATGGCTGAGCGGAAATACGGGGAAGGAAAAGGCAGTGGAGATGGAAGAGGAATGGGGCGCGGTGTACCATGAGGTGCGTAAAGCCCAGTCTGAATGGGAGCGGGCCTATCTGATGTTTGATGAGGCTCTCGGCCAGGATCAGATTGACTATGCGATCTATATCCTGGAGGCGGCTGAGCGTAAATATCAGATACACCTTAAGGATGCCAAGCGGCTGGGGCTTAACCGGAGCCAGCTGCAAGTATGAACAGACTGAGTCAGCGAGGAGGAGAACGATGCTAAGAACTGTTGCAATGGGTGTGCTGATTATATCTGCAGCGCTGCTGGTCCTGATTGTATTCAGGAAAAGACTGGGCTGGGCATGGCTGAGCGTATTTGGAACCCATCTTATATTAGCGGCGCTCGGGATTTATATCGTTAATTTCTCAGGAGTTGTAAGTGATCTGCACATTCCGCTTAACCCTACAACCATAGGTGCTGTAACCATTCTTGGACTGCCGGGAGTGGCGCTGTTATTGGGATTAAAATTAACTTTGTTTTAGAGGTTGACGAAGGCTCCTGATTCATGATACATTAAGTCTCGGCCCTTTGGACAGGAGATCTTCGGATCACTTGCTGGAAGCTAAAGCGAAAAAAGAAATTAAAAAAACGCTTGACTGAAACAAGGGTGCTGTGATATATTATAAAGGTCGCTGCTGAGACAAACATCAACGACAAAAGATGAGACATTGATCTTTGAAAACTGAACAACGAGTGAGTGGGAAATCACTTCGGTGAGATCCAAAATTAGAGAATGTAATCATTCTCGTCAGATGTTTCAAAATGAGCAATCGCTCTTTCTAAATACCAATTTGGAGAGTTTGATCCTGGCTCAGGACGAACGCTGGCGGCGTGCCTAATACATGCAAGTCGAGCGGAGTTTGAGAGGAAGCTTGCTTCCTTTCAAACTTAGCGGCGGACGGGTGAGTAACACGTAGGCAACCTGCCCTCAAGCCTGGGATAACTACCGGAAACGGTAGCTAATACCGGATAATTTCTTTTTTCTCCTGAGGAGAGAATGAAAGGCGGAGCAATCTGCTGCTTGGGGATGGGCCTGCGGCGCATTAGCTAGTTGGTGGGGTAACGGCCCACCAAGGCGACGATGCGTAGCCGACCTGAGAGGGTGAACGGCCACACTGGGACTGAGACACGGCCCAGACTCCTACGGGAGGCAGCAGTAGGGAATCTTCCGCAATGGGCGCAAGCCTGACGGAGCAACGCCGCGTGAGTGATGAAGGTTTTCGGATCGTAAAGCTCTGTTGCCAGGGAAGAACGTCCGGTAGAGTAACTGCTGCCGGAGTGACGGTACCTGAGAAGAAAGCCCCGGCTAACTACGTGCCAGCAGCCGCGGTAATACGTAGGGGGCAAGCGTTGTCCGGAATTATTGGGCGTAAAGCGCGCGCAGGCGGTTATTTAAGTCTGGTGTTTAAACCTTGGGCTCAACCTGAGGTCGCACTGGAAACTGGGTGACTTGAGTACAGAAGAGGAAAGTGGAATTCCACGTGTAGCGGTGAAATGCGTAGATATGTGGAGGAACACCAGTGGCGAAGGCGACTTTCTGGGCTGTAACTGACGCTGAGGCGCGAAAGCGTGGGGAGCAAACAGGATTAGATACCCTGGTAGTCCACGCCGTAAACGATGAGTGCTAGGTGTTAGGGGTTTCGATACCCTTGGTGCCGAAGTTAACACAGTAAGCACTCCGCCTGGGGAGTACGGTCGCAAGACTGAAACTCAAAGGAATTGACGGGGACCCGCACAAGCAGTGGAGTATGTGGTTTAATTCGAAGCAACGCGAAGAACCTTACCAGGTCTTGACATCCAACTAACGAAGCAGAGATGCATCAGGTGCCCTTCGGGGAAAGTTGAGACAGGTGGTGCATGGTTGTCGTCAGCTCGTGTCGTGAGATGTTGGGTTAAGTCCCGCAACGAGCGCAACCCTTGACTTTAGTTGCCAGCAGGTGAAGCTGGGCACTCTAGAGTGACTGCCGGTGACAAACCGGAGGAAGGTGGGGATGACGTCAAATCATCATGCCCCTTATGACCTGGGCTACACACGTACTACAATGGCCGGTACA is part of the Paenibacillus sp. FSL M7-0420 genome and harbors:
- a CDS encoding CTP synthase, coding for MTKYIFVTGGVVSSLGKGITAASLGRLLKNRGLKVTIQKFDPYINVDPGTMSPYQHGEVFVTDDGAETDLDLGHYERFIDINLSKNSNVTTGKIYSSVISKERRGEYLGGTVQVIPHITNEIKERVFRAGRETGSDVVITEIGGTVGDIESLPFMEAIRQIKSDIGRENVMYIHVTLIPYIKAAGEVKTKPTQHSVKELRSIGIQPNVIVCRTEYPLTDDMKAKLALFCDIDANAVVECRDAATLYEVPLNLRDEGLDEIVVNHLKLTTPAPDMREWESMLERIQKLERTVEIAIVGKYVALHDAYLSVVESLSHAGFASNAEVKLRWVDAELVTDENVDELLGGIGGILVPGGFGDRGIEGKISAIRYAREQSIPFFGICLGMQVSVIEYGRSMLGLAGANSSEIDPATPHPLIDLLPEQKDIEDMGGTMRLGLYPCKLLPDSLAMSCYDDELVYERHRHRYEFNNAYRDEMEKAGLVISGTSPDGRLVEIVELPGHPWFLSVQFHPEFTSRPNRPQPLFREFVKASLTHSEQM
- a CDS encoding response regulator: MEKKKVLIVDDQNGIRILLMEVFNSEGYATFQAANGKLALDIVRNESPDMVLLDMKIPGMDGLEILKHLKELNPAIKVIMMTAYGELDMIKEATKLGALMHFTKPFDIDEMRVAVNMHLHNKSIDQCS
- the fba gene encoding class II fructose-1,6-bisphosphate aldolase, with translation MPLVSMTDMLTKALEGKYAVGQFNINNLEWTQAILGAAEEEKSPVILGVSEGAARHMGGFYTVVKMVEGLIHDMKITVPVAIHLDHGSSFDKCKEAIDAGFTSVMIDGSHHPIDHNIEMTKKVVDYAHAKGVSVEAEVGTVGGQEDDVIGGIQYADLNECVRIVKETGIDTLAPALGSVHGPYLGEPNLGFKEMEEIRDAVNLPLVLHGGTGIPVHDIQKSISLGTSKINVNTENQIAFAKVVREVLAAKPDAYDPRTFIAPGRDAIKQTVIGKIREFGSSNKA
- a CDS encoding UDP-N-acetylglucosamine 1-carboxyvinyltransferase; translation: MEKLMIGGGRPLEGVVTISGAKNSAIALIPAAILAESEVVLDNLPALSDVAVYSEILEELGASVSWTGSQMRINPSRIVSIPMPNGPVKKLRASYYMMGALLGRFKEATIGLPGGCNFEPRPIDQHIKGFEALGATVTNDHGSIHLYAKELRGAKIYLDVSSVGATINIMLAASRAKGSTIIENAAKEPEIIDVATLLNSMGAVIKGAGTETIRIEGVDEMHGCRHSIIPDRIQAGTYMIAAAATRGNVLIDNVIPKHLEALTAKLLEMGVDIEELDESIRVIGKAKYQHADVKALIYPGFATDLQSPMTSMLTQAEGVSVLSDFVYSNRFKHVPELVRMGAKIRVEGRSAIIEGGPLNAAKVKAADLRAGAALVIAGLTVEEGITEVTGVEYIDRGYDNLVSNLRSLGADVWRENE
- the rho gene encoding transcription termination factor Rho → MDLQISDLEEMKLTDLYKLAKKYQIPYYGTLKKRELIFAILRAQAEQSGLMFMEGVLEILPEGYGFLRPINYLPSAEDIYISASQIRKFDLRSGDLVSGKCRTPKENERYFGLLQVNAVNGENPATAAERLHFPALTPLYPQDKLPLETSPTHLSTRIMDLLAPVGLGQRGLIVAPPKAGKTLLLKEIANSISTNNPEIALFVLLIDERPEEVTDMQRSVKGEVVASTFDELPENHIKVAELVLQRALRLVEHKKDVVILLDSITRLARAYNLVVPPSGRTLSGGIDPAAFHRPKRFFGSARNVEEGGSLTILATALIDTGSRMDDIIYEEFKGTGNMELHLDRKLAERRIFPAIDIRRSGTRREEVLLSKEELDTIWSIRKNMNESYDFVEGFLKKLRDSKTNAEFLASFDVAGGKDSSSASGTASKGGTSNSGSSARRTTRPKAPSVPTT
- a CDS encoding radical SAM protein; translated protein: MYLVYADEQGNVYDHPELYALARSGDMIVEILEEELVPLPEGATLVGLPNTRAIGMNPETGEMLPLPAGSQAVGALLPQGYTRLCLPGYVKTDKTYKLPLFGYSAVVWKDGGFYVAADLTDDPEQWNPLNCDRDDVKTGVGELTAKYPENRLYNHLSNCALEYECLTSSNTFLGRWEGAVPVSYSCNAGCFGCISEQPDDSGFVSPQTRMNFRPAVNEVSQVMLEHLKTPESIVSFGQGCEGEPSTQAKLIIESIREVRSITDMGYININTNAGLSDHIRGIVDAGLDLMRVSTISALDDHYNAYYKPRGYTLANVEKSLKYAASQGVYTSINYLIFPGVTDREEEIEAMVEFVRRTDLKLIQMRNLNIDPESYLELIPPARGEILGMKTMLEIFREELPEVVIGSFTHVPPAELARAKRRGVQL
- the rpmE gene encoding 50S ribosomal protein L31 → MQTTIQPKYNVTKVTCACGNTFEAGSTVQELRVEICSSCHPFFTGKQKFLDAGGRVDRFKKKYGV